The Culex quinquefasciatus strain JHB chromosome 2, VPISU_Cqui_1.0_pri_paternal, whole genome shotgun sequence genome contains the following window.
gACAAAGATTCACGAAAATAcacattaaaatatatttgaaattaaaataataatagatTACTTTGAATGTTCCCATGAAAAACTTTTGATATTACCCCACAATATATCAACGGGCacaaatcagaaaattattctaaaaatatggtgacgaatgaccactttttgattacAGCCACCTTTATTCAATGACCATCAGCAAAAACATTATGAAAATAATTCATATGATATAAAAAGacgcaaaattttaatatagtattcaaaaatcaacaaatcaacaaaggcaatttgaaaatttagttctTCCTGTTTTGGGCCATTTCAGGTTTCTTCCATCTGAATCCCGAATGGTTATTtacttttcgtcattttcgtcaccCGCTCAAAGAGCTATTCTCAACTGAAAAACATCTACAGTCTATCCCCGTCAGCAACCAACTTCCAACTAAACTCTCCAACCAACCCCAACCGAGAAACATCCCCAAAACTGGAAACTGGCATACAGCCgtcctcaaccgaactcctcattCATCCCGATGAACTCCAGCTTCGCAATTTTCCCCTCCAAAGACTTTTTCCCAAACTTATCTCAGTAGGCTTCACGAACTGTATGGATAAGGACGACAGCCCATCACGTCACGGCACGCTACGATGTTTTTCACCGGGTTTCTGTTTTGCTATCCAAGTTCCGGCCCACCCCACAGCCTACTCCGGCTAAGAGGGCCGTGTGTCAACCGGAATGAATGTTTGTTGCTTTCCCTGAGTCCTTTGCCCGAAAATTGGACTCGTTTGACTTGCTTTTCAGCTTTTAGCCCCGCTCGCCAAAAAACCGGATATAGTGGTTGGAAAGCGAAAGCTTCCTCTGCCGCTCCGAACATCAGTTTGTGTGTGTATCGGTGTGTCTCTGACATCAtaatcataaattttcatttcagtTGCAAACTTTACTGCTAACGTCGTCAACGACGTTGTCATTCTGCCAAGAGCTTGGCGGAGTtggagttgaagttgctacaatATGTGGAATGCTGGTGCTAGTTCTTCTGGTTGGGGCATGGCCAACCTTGATGCCACATGCAAACGTGCCGTTAGACACGTTGAACGGTTGAAATTAAGCcgtataattttatgaaaatggcaccgaatgagtgtgtgtgtgtgtgagtgaaaAGAAGAGTTTTCCATTAGGACGTGTTTGCATCTTGGATGAGCTAGTTTTGGTTACGGTTTTCTTGAAGACCGGCGAAGCCGGAAATAAGATCGTTTTGAGAGTTTCGAAGCGGTGATAAAACTATGCAGAATGgtacaatttcaacaatttattcACCCATTAAGCTCTTCAAAACAGTGCTTCTTCTGGTGGACCTCCTTGATGTGGACGGTGACCGGAACGTGCTTCTCGATGTAAACCGGCTTCTTCACGTACACCGGGACGGGCTTCTCGACATGAACTGCGTACGGCTTGGGCACTTCGACGTACTCCTTGTGGACGACCGGGACCTTGACCTCAACTGGGTATGGAACTGGGCGATCAACGTGAACCGGCACCTTCTTCTCGACGTAAACCGGGACGTTCTTCTCAACCACCACCGGAACCTTCTTGACGACCTCAACCGGGTACGGAACGTTCACCGGATATGGGACGTGCTTCTCGACCTCCACCGGGTACGGCACGTGCACATTCTTGGTGATGATCTCCTTGTGATGCACATCGACCACGTGGTGATCGTCAAAGCCATGATGGTAATCGTTGACCTCCCACAGGCCACGCTTTTCCTTCTTGGAATCGACTGCTGCGCAGGAAGCGATGGCCACGGCCATGGACAACACGATGAACGCCTGAGAAAGCACAGTTTTTAACGAAATGCAACCGCCTTGGACCGACCGACTCTGACTTACCTTCATGTCTGACGGAGATTGAACTGCGCTTCAGTGATTTTCCAAAGAccgaactgaactgaactgattAGATGACCGCGAACGAGTGATGATGGTCTGCTGGAGTTTGGGttgttttatacaattttggggCTTTTTGCGAGCAAAACGGTAGCCACCTTGCTTTTGCTTCGTTTTGTACCGATCGGATACGATTGCAATTTTGATTTCGATTACAGATTTAAAGGTCGTTGAATTGCTTAGTTGTAGTCTACAGTTCGAGGTGAATTTATGTTATCAATTAGATTTTGaataagaatttagaaattccaATTAATCGAAATGttaatttatc
Protein-coding sequences here:
- the LOC119767606 gene encoding mantle protein-like — protein: MKAFIVLSMAVAIASCAAVDSKKEKRGLWEVNDYHHGFDDHHVVDVHHKEIITKNVHVPYPVEVEKHVPYPVNVPYPVEVVKKVPVVVEKNVPVYVEKKVPVHVDRPVPYPVEVKVPVVHKEYVEVPKPYAVHVEKPVPVYVKKPVYIEKHVPVTVHIKEVHQKKHCFEELNG